From the Salarias fasciatus chromosome 16, fSalaFa1.1, whole genome shotgun sequence genome, one window contains:
- the ranbp2 gene encoding ranBP2-like and GRIP domain-containing protein 3 isoform X2, with protein sequence MRRSKAEVDRYVASVLSSSPSLKEKPIKGFLFAKLYSEAKEYELAKRHVSEFLKVQERDPKAHKFLGELYEKEGDIIKAVGCYKRSVHLNPTQKDLVLKVAELLVSKEGSDGGAELWVEKAAKLMPRSPAVFNLKERLLSRRGQQGWNQLFDLLQDELAARPADANVNVKLVQLYCQDSRLDEAVKHCLAVEKKGILRQSLDWYTVVVNTLQEYLAQPSVSSNEKTCRRLQRELLLAHCSLLRVTLPESSLQLGLDAFKDFDQAMQTLSGVADRHADDLSEAFVEMKGHLYLHAATLLLKLAQDRQQTWRAIIDLAALCYLLAYQVPRPKVKTTKRDQSAPQPLELLANDRQSQAGHMLFNLSADPSTLIREVVEAFANRSGQDSLFELLWGRQASPGSSFIANDDIRSVSSAAPEICHLAKWDNGSILLHNGELQHLCWLGLQWTLLAQSPAVRDWLQQLFPRLTLETSKLDTNAVESICLLDLEVFLYGVVFCCHCQLQETAKLSGGANQQQLYEPRCLPLPLMRLLTTERQREWWDALYSLIHNRAATGMSAKLRMIVQHGLSTLRAGEKHGLQPALAIHWAQSLSQTGDGVNSYYDQKEYAGRSVHYWKVVIPLLEKIKNRRSIPEPLDPLFLHFPSKDIQISAVKGFEEESKIAHAVLLNIEGRTEEAIAALEAINNMSSVWHLAQIYQRLSEEASNGVEETQDRCITFLKKFRTYLSKIYSANADDIEKLPVSMEEVVDLLNDVNQQLGENGEIMDEEDEKEEDGREPTHSSPAHLTENAAAISHIKFSTSSPNKSIISPSKRLISPKTPPLWVEQKNLLQMLCQRVEALTNEVHDLRQNSSVAAGSPHKMYGETYGAEGLQESFNPVQSYHGAPLTVATTGPSVYYNQSPAYNSQYLLRPAANVTPTKGPMYGVNRMPPQQHVYSYQQPTHTPPLQTAPTCIYPPQEQVFGTPLRFESPATSLLSPYGEEYYGQSVTQQTTNPPLPEPGYFTKPSVVPAPTPKSIEGKPADFGKLSFSQQAPAEVPRVPSFGAGQVTQSTPSAAFKFNSNFKSNDGDFTFSSSQAKHSESLLGLLTSDIPAKTDVPEKPPAQEQPSSQAGLFTFGNKNATGFPFLHSTPSTASGGLFGKVEQPFKFGDTATPVFGVTPSAAEQEKAAESDNDSTHVEEDEDGPHFEPIVPLPDKVDVKTGEEEEEEMFCNRAKLYRFDTETKEWKERGIGNVKILKHSTKGKVRLLMRREQVLKICANHYITADMLLKPNAGSDKSWVWNAIDYADEEPKTEQLAIRFKTVDEASLFKAKFEEAQKVVCKSPEDPSPHQEREVDTLKDSESLAAQFALKEGEWECSVCCVRNKPTDMKCVACQTPNPTSSSKPDLQAPGETKASPFTFKFGTDSSKPSSSGSTFSGFGAFGASVPSSFTFGVSSSKPTDTESSGLGGFGAQFGKVSNQWGSDKSSTENEASANSCVPNEAPKISDSPAATAQSAPATDPPVSQPSMSVDSGFGALFAKKPGQWDCDVCEVRNEASANNCVSCQSPNPSVKSKEAPLASNVPAVSGLEAGIAKKDGQWDCKVCLVRNDASAAECMACQAPNENPSLEAMFGKKDGEWDCDACLVRNSASADKCAACQTPNPNAKSTSTAAPKASSFSFSFGTKSSANQPAATGFTMPFGSSNTFQFGQNKEKDSASSFKFEAPQTAVSTSSSSGFSFTMPMPAGGFKFGIQEPEKESQTADIQTPSGPASSFLKSIAEKHKEKENVPVSSISESEQDQNPLFSGKANTFSFADLAKSSGEFQFGQKDPDFKGFSGTGEQVFSSFQATPTKTDAPNELEDDEMYKTEENDDIQFEPVVQMPDKVDLVTGEEDEQVLYSQRVKLFRFDAGTSQWKERGVGVLKFLKNTTNGRLRVLMRREQVLKVCANHWITTTMNLKPLAGSDKAWIWMANDFSDGDANLEQLAAKFKSPELAAEFKQKFEECQRLLLDIPLQTPHKLVDTGRTAHLIKKAEEMKSGLKDLKSFLTDEKTKIKDDDSQGDVTTATDVSSRVIKPHGETTGPTLEWDNYDLREEALDDTADSSVYASPIASSSLRKNLFRFGESTGGFSFSFQPGISPSKSPAKLNQSRASVGTDDEQDVTQDEDRDGQYFEPVVPLPDLVEISTGEENELVVFSYRAKLYRYDKEPGQWKERGIGDLKILQNYNTKRVRLLMRRDQVLKICANHWITAAMKLEPMKGAEKAWVWSAMDFAEEGEGKIEQLAVRFKLQDTANTFKQVFEEAKIAQDKKELMTPVTSRVAAPHDSGTTESAEVSTIVCGKAAIAVLEETTKERTEPAPDLSAAGSTSPVNPTKTVVSPPKFVFGTDSLQKIFGSPKSYSENEKSSTSIARESGHPAKASLAASPAFKIPEKGPPQAETGSAGSSEDSDVEIVYVKEPTAEQAALARRLLLPHTFFCYQNEPGYTSDDQTDDEDYESAVKALKGKLYPDPSEDKAAACADESDCQVVWEKKPTPEEEERARSLQLPPTFFCGMGTTDSDTDHDKPEDFETEVRKAQEEQVAQFNPSGAADETASADETPSGPSSGAADETPSGPSSGAADETPSGPSSGAAEASGRTSGLDVQTSDQPVETQNAAPSETRSSSSPIDLSTKKSPEPEAIITTDASASSTATASQESSSFGFNSFGGLSFAQLAKTTDGFAFGGKDSNFSWANAGASVFGSAVSSAPKNDGDGSDEDEAPNNVDIHFEPIVSLPEVETKSGEEDEEILFKERAKLYRWDRDLGQWKERGIGDIKILFHPNKHFYRILMRREQVLRVCANHTISPAMELKPMNASANALLWTATDYSDGEGVVEQLAAKFKTPEIAESFKKTFCECQSRMSQSGDDPSFALSPQMSRVQEHSRDTNPQVFLRVAADNQQLGTITIELFSHIVPKTAENFRALCTGEKGFGLRNSIFHRVIPDFMCQGGDITKGNGTGGKSIYGSKFEDENFDVRHTGPGILSMANQGRDTNNSQFFITLKKAEHLDFKHVAFGWVRDGMDVVQQMGELGTKGGVPTKTLTITDCGQL encoded by the exons ATGAGACGCAGTAAGGCTGAGGTGGACCGCTACGTGGCCTCGGTCCtgagctcctctccctccctcaaaGAG AAGCCCATTAAAGGATTTTTATTTGCCAAGTTGTACTCGGAAGCAAAGGAATATGAACTCGCTAAAAG GCACGTATCAGAATTTCTCAAAGTCCAGGAGAGGGATCCCAAAGCACACAAATTCCTTGGTGAACTCTACGAGAAAGAAGGCGACATCATCAAGGCCGTAGGATGCTACAAG CGCTCGGTGCACTTGAACCCCACCCAGAAGGACCTGGTGCTGAAGGTGGCTGAGCTACTGGTCAGTAAGGAGGGATCTGATGGCGGAGCAGAGCTCTGGGTGGAGAAAGCTGCCAAGCTTATGCCTAGAAGCCCTGCAGTCTTTAACCTGAAG GAGCGTCTCTTGAGTCGGCGTGGCCAGCAGGGTTGGAACCAGCTGTTTGATCTCCTTCAGGACGAGCTGGCAGCGCGGCCGGCTGATGCCAATGTCAACGTGAAGTTGGTTCAGCTCTACTGTCAGGACAGCCGGCTGGATGAAGCTGTTAAACATTGTCTGGCTGTTGAGAAAAAGGGCATTTTGCGTCAGAGTTTGGACTGGTACACCGTAGTGGTGAACACTCTGCAG GAGTATCTTGCTCAGCCCAGTGTCTCCAGCAATGAGAAGACGTGTCGGCGCCTGCAGAGAGAACTGCTATTGGCTCACTGCAGCCTGCTGAGAGTCACCCTGCCTGAGAGCAGCTTGCAGCTCGGCCTCGATGCGTTCAAAGA TTTTGACCAAGCAATGCAGACGCTGAGCGGTGTAGCGGACCGCCACGCAGACGATCTGAGCGAGGCGTTTGTGGAAATGAAGGGTCACCTTTACCTCCATGCCGCCACGTTGCTGTTGAAATTGGCTCAGGATCGCCAACAGACGTGGAGGGCCATCATCGACTTAGCCGCTCTGTGCTACCTGCTAGCATATCAG GTCCCCAGACCAAAAGTAAAGACGACCAAAAGAGACCAGTCTGCCCCacaacctctggagctgctcgcCAACGACCGACAGAGTCAGGCTGGACACATGCTGTTCAACCTGAGCGCTGATCCATCCACTTTAATCAGAGAG GTGGTAGAGGCATTTGCGAACCGGAGCGGTCAAGACTCCCTGTTCGAGCTCCTGTGGGGTCGCCAGGCGTCTCCTGGATCATCATTTATTGCTAATGATGACATTCGCTCTGTTAGCTCGGCGGCTCCAGAGATCTGTCACCTGGCCAAGTGGGACAACG GCTCTATCCTGCTCCACAACGGCGAGCTGCAGCACCTTTGCTGGTTGGGTCTGCAGTGGACCCTGTTGGCCCAAAGTCCTGCTGTCCGAgactggctgcagcagctcttccCCCGGCTCACGCTCGAGACCTCCAAACTCGATACGAACGCCGTAGAATCCATCTGCCTGCTGGACCTTGAG GTGTTTCTGTATGGTGTGGTGTTCTGCTGCCACTGCCAGCTCCAGGAGACTGCAAAGCTGAGCGGTGGTGcgaaccagcagcagctttatgAACCTCGTTGCCTCCCTTTGCCTCTCATGAGGCTTTTGACCACCGAAAGACAGAGGGAGTGGTGGGATGCCCTTTACAGCCTCATCCACAATCGAGCAGC TACTGGCATGTCGGCCAAGCTGCGGATGATCGTGCAGCATGGGTTGAGCACTCTGAGGGCCGGAGAGAAACACGGGCTTCAACCAGCACTGGCCATCCACTGGGCTCAGAGTCTCAGCCAGACG GGTGATGGAGTCAACTCCTACTACGACCAGAAGGAGTATGCTGGCCGCAGTGTCCACTACTGGAAAGTGGTTATCCCGTTATTggagaaaatcaaaaacagacGAAGTATCCCCGAACCCCTTGATCCCCTCTTTCTACACTTTCCCTCCAAGGACATTCAG ATTTCGGCAGTGAAAGGTTTTGAGGAAGAATCCAAAATAGCACACGCAGTTCTCCTGAACATAGAGGGGAGAACAGAAGAGGCTATTGCTGCACTGGAAGCCATCAATAACATGTCCTCGGTCTGGCATCTCGCACAG ATATATCAACGGCTTTCAGAGGAGGCCAGCAACGGTGTTGAAGAGACTCAAGACAGGTGCATCACGTTTCTGAAGAAGTTTAGGACCTACCTGTCTAAGATCTACAGTGCTAATGCTGATGACATTGAAAAG CTGCCCGTGTCCATGGAGGAGGTGGTTGATCTCCTGAATGATGTAAATCAGCAGCTGGGGGAGAATGGGGAAATTATGGATGAAGAGGACgagaaggaggaggatggaAGAGAACCAACTCACTCCAGTCCTGCTCATCTCACGGAAAATGCTGCAGCCATATCCCACATAAAGTTTTCTACTTCCTCTCCTAACAAAAGCATCATCTCTCCTTCCAAGAGGCTG ATTTCTCCCAAGACACCGCCTCTCTGGGTGGAACAGAAAAATCTCCTCCAGATGTTATGCCAGCGCGTCGAAGCTCTTACG aATGAAGTTCATGACCTGAGACAGAACTCATCGGTggctgcaggttctcctcatAAGATGTATGGGGAGACCTACGGAGCTGAGGGCCTCCAGGAATCCTTCAACCCTGTCCAGTCTTACCACGGGGCTCCATTAACAG ttgCTACCACAGGGCCCTCGGTGTATTACAACCAGTCTCCAGCTTATAACTCTCAGTATCTCTTGCGACCAGCTGCAAATGTAACTCCGACCAAG GGCCCAATGTATGGTGTGAACCGCATGCCGCCTCAGCAGCACGTGTATTCCTACCAGCAGCCTACTCACACACCTCCATTACAAACGGCTCCAACCTGCATCTACCCTCCTCAAGAGCAAGTCTTTGGTACCCCTCTTCGGTTTGAATCGCCAGCAACAAGCCTTCTTTCCCCCTATGGCGAGGAATATTATGGTCAGAGTGTCACCCAGCAAACCACTAACCCTCCCTTGCCGGAGCCTGGTTACTTTACCAAGCCGTCTGTAGTCCCTGCTCCGACACCAAAGAGCATCGAAGGGAAGCCTGCAGACTTTGGGAAGCTTTCCTTTAGCCAACAAGCTCCTGCTGAAGTCCCAAGAGTGCCCAGCTTTGGTGCAGGTCAAGTTACTCAGTCCACGCCGTCAGCTGCTTTCAAATTCAACTCTAACTTTAAATCAAACGATGGAGATTTTACTTTCTCGTCTTCCCAAGCCAAGCACAGTGAAAGTCTGCTTGGTCTTCTCACGTCTGACATTCCTGCCAAAACCGATGTTCCAGAGAAGCCTCCAGCTCAGGAACAGCCTTCCAGCCAAGCAGGCCTCTTCACCTTCGGCAATAAAAATGCGACAGGCTTCCCATTTCTTCATTCTACTCCAAGTACTGCCAGTGGTGGTCTGTTTGGGAAGGTAGAGCAGCCTTTCAAATTTGGGGATACTGCTACCCCAGTGTTTGGAGTAACTCCgtctgcagcagagcaggaaaaagcaGCGGAGAGCGACAATGATAGCACTCATGttgaagaggatgaagatggCCCTCACTTTGAACCAATTGTACCTCTTCCCGATAAAGTAGATGTGAAAAcaggcgaggaagaggaggaggaaatgttTTGCAACAGGGCGAAACTTTATCGATTTGACACAGAAACTAAAGAATGGAAGGAGCGAGGCATTGGCAATGTTAAGATCCTGAAGCACAGCACGAAAGGCAAGGTCCGGCTCTTAATGAGAAGGGAACAGGTCCTGAAGATCTGTGCAAACCACTACATCACCGCAGATATGCTGCTCAAACCAAATGCTGGCTCTGACAAGTCATGGGTGTGGAATGCAATTGATTATGCCGATGAGGAACCGAAGACAGAACAGCTTGCCATTCGCTTCAAAACCGTGGATGAGGCATCACTTTTCAAAGCCAAGTTTGAGGAAGCTCAGAAAGTTGTGTGCAAATCACCTGAAGACCCCTCACCGCATCAGGAGAGGGAAGTGGACACTTTGAAAGATTCGGAATCATTGGCAGCTCAGTTTGCACTCAAAGAGGGGGAGTGGGAATGCAGTGTCTGCTGTGTAAGAAATAAACCCACAGATATGAAGTGCGTCGCTTGTCAGACACCCAACCCCACATCTTCATCAAAACCAGATCTTCAGGCTCCTGGTGAAACGAAGGCCAGTCCATTCACCTTCAAGTTTGGTACTGATTCATCAAAACCAAGCAGTTCTGGTTCCACCTTTTCTGGATTTGGAGCCTTCGGAGCTTCGGTTCCCTCTTCATTTACGTTTGGCGTCAGTTCCTCAAAACCTACTGATACTGAAAGCAGTGGCCTGGGTGGCTTTGGAGCTCAGTTTGGCAAGGTGTCAAACCAGTGGGGCAGTGATAAAAGTTCTACAGAAAATGAGGCCTCTGCAAACAGTTGTGTTCCTAATGAGGCACCTAAAATCTCAGATAgtcctgcagccacagcacaATCTGCACCAGCTACAGATCCACCTGTATCACAGCCAAGTATGTCTGTGGATTCTGGATTTGGTGCTTTGTTTGCCAAGAAGCCCGGGCAATGGGactgtgatgtgtgtgaagTAAGAAATGAGGCATCAGCTAATAACTGCGTCTCCTGTCAAAGTCCAAACCCTTCTGTTAAATCAAAAGAGGCTCCATTGGCATCAAATGTGCCAGCAGTGTCTGGACTGGAGGCTGGCATTGCAAAGAAAGATGGGCAGTGGGACTGTAAAGTCTGTCTCGTCAGAAATGATGCTTCAGCTGCTGAATGCATGGCCTGCCAAGCACCGAATGAGAACCCCTCTCTCGAAGCCATGTTTGGCAAAAAAGATGGAGAATGGGATTGTGACGCTTGTTTGGTGAGGAATAGTGCATCTGCAGACAAATGTGCAGCGTGTCAGACCCCAAATCCCAATGCTAAAAGTACAAGTACCGCTGCTCCTAAAGCTTCTTCTTTCAGCTTCTCCTTTGGAACGAAGAGTtcagccaaccagccagcagCCACCGGATTTACAATGCCTTTTGGAAGTAGCAACACTTTCCAGTTTggtcaaaacaaagaaaaagattcTGCTTCATCTTTCAAGTTTGAGGCTCCACAGACGGCGGTTAGTACCTCTAGTTCTTCGGGATTCTCTTTCACGATGCCCATGCCAGCTGGTGGCTTCAAGTTTGGCATTCAGGAgcctgaaaaggaatctcagaCAGCTGACATCCAAACCCCATCAGGTCCTGCCTCCAGTTTTCTTAAAAGTATAGCTGAAAAACACAAGGAGAAGGAAAATGTGCCTGTATCATCAATAAGTGAATCGGAACAAGATCAAAATCCATTGTTTTCTGGAAAAGCTAATACGTTCAGCTTTGCAGACTTGGCAAAATCCTCAGGAGAATTTCAGTTTGGTCAGAAAGATCCTGATTTCAAAGGTTTCTCGGGAACAGGCGAGCAGGTCTTCTCATCATTCCAGGCAACCCCAACCAAGACTGATGCTCCAAATGAGCTGGAGGATGATGAGATGtataaaactgaagaaaatgatGATATCCAGTTTGAACCAGTGGTTCAAATGCCCGATAAGGTGGATCTGGTAACGGGGGAAGAGGATGAACAGGTTCTTTATTCCCAGCGTGTCAAACTCTTCAGGTTTGATGCTGGCACCAGTCAGTGGAAGGAACGTGGTGTGGGAGTCCTCAAATTCCTAAAAAACACCACTAATGGCCGATTAAGGGTGCTGATGAGAAGAGAGCAAGTTCTGAAGGTGTGTGCCAACCACTGGATCACCACCACCATGAACCTCAAGCCACTCGCAGGCTCAGACAAGGCATGGATTTGGATGGCCAATGACTTCTCAGATGGGGATGCTAATCTTGAACAGTTGGCTGCCAAGTTTAAAAGTCCTGAGCTTGCTGCGGAGTTTAAGCAGAAGTTTGAAGAATGTCAAAGGCTGCTCTTGGATATTCCTCTTCAAACCCCTCACAAGCTGGTTGACACAGGCCGAACAGCTCACCTTATCAAGAAAGCAGAGGAAATGAAGTCAGGTTTGAAagatttgaaatcatttttgaCAGATGAGAAAACAAAGATCAAGGACGATGATTCCCAGGGAGACGTTACGACAGCCACTGACGTTTCAAGCCGCGTCATCAAACCTCACGGTGAAACGACCGGCCCCACGCTGGAGTGGGATAACTACGACCTCAGAGAAGAAGCTTTAGATGATACTGCTGACTCGTCGGTCTACGCCTCACCCATTGCCAGCAGCTCACTGAGAAAGAACCTTTTCCGCTTCGGAGAATCCACCGGTGGGTTCAGTTTCAGCTTCCAGCCTGGGATCAGTCCCTCAAAGTCACCTGCGAAGCTCAACCAGAGCAGAGCCTCAGTGGGGACTGATGACGAGCAGGATGTGACCCAGGATGAAGATAGAGATGGACAGTATTTTGAGCCAGTCGTACCTCTGCCTGATTTGGTGGAGATTTCTACAGGAGAGGAAAATGAACTGGTGGTCTTCAGTTACAGAGCCAAGCTGTATCGTTACGATAAGGAACCGGGCCAGTGGAAGGAGAGGGGTATTGGAGATCTCAAGATACTGCAGAATTATAACACCAAGCGAGTGAGGCTGCTCATGAGACGAGACCAGGTGCTGAAGATCTGTGCCAACCACTGGATCACAGCAGCCATGAAGCTGGAACCAATGAAGGGCGCAGAGAAGGCCTGGGTCTGGAGTGCTATGGACTTTGCTGAAGAAGGGGAGGGTAAAATTGAACAGCTGGCCGTGAGATTTAAGCTGCAGGACACTGCAAACACGTTCAAGCAGGTCTTTGAAGAGGCCAAGATTGCCCAAGATAAAAAAGAGCTTATGACTCCAGTCACATCAAGAGTTGCTGCACCACACGACAGTGGAACTACTGAATCTGCAGAGGTCTCTACGATTGTGTGCGGGAAAGCCGCCATCGCGGTCCTGGAGGAGACAACAAAGGAAAGAACAGAACCAGCtcctgacctgtctgctgctgggTCTACCAGTCCAGTCAACCCCACAAAGACTGTAGTGTCCCCCCCTAAGTTTGTATTTGGCACCGACAGCCTTCAGAAGATTTTTGGCTCTCCTAAATCCTACTCTGAAAATGAGAAGTCATCGACTTCGATAGCCAGAGAATCTGGACATCCAGCCAAGGCTTCACTTGCAGCGTCTCCTGCTTTCAAAATCCCAGAGAAAG ggccccctcagGCAGAAACAGGTAGTGCGGGATCGAGTGAGGACTCCGACGTGGAAATTGTGTATGTCAAGGAGCCCACAGCTGAGCAAGCAGCGCTAGCCAGGAGGCTTCTGCTGCCTCACACATTCTTCTGCTACCAGAATGAACCAGGCTACACCAGTGACGATCAGACCGATG ATGAAGACTACGAGTCAGCAGTGAAGGCCTTGAAAGGAAAGCTGTACCCCGACCCTTCAGAGGACAAGGCTGCAGCTTGTGCTGATG AGTCGGACTGCCAAGTGGTGTGGGAGAAGAAGCCAacgccagaggaggaggagagggccAGAAGCCTCCAGCTGCCACCCACCTTCTTCTGTGGCATGGGCACCACAGACAGCGACACCGACCACGACAAACCAGAAGACTTTGAGACAGAAGTCCGTAAAGCACAGGAAGAGCAG GTTGCTCAATTCAATCCATCCGGCGCCGCTGATGAAACGGCGTCTGCTGATGAAACGCCGTCCGGCCCGTCATCTGGCGCCGCTGATGAAACGCCGTCCGGCCCGTCATCTGGCGCCGCTGATGAAACGCCGTCCGGCCCGTCGTCCGGCGCTGCAGAGGCTTCAGGCAGAACATCAGGTCTGGATGTGCAGACCTCAGATCAGCCAGTGGAGACTCAGAATGCAGCTCCGAGTGAAActcgcagcagcagctcccccaTTGACCTGTCGACTAAGAAGAGCCCAGAACCAGAGGCCATCATCACGACTGATGCCAGCGCCTCGTCTACTGCAACAGCCAGTCAAG AATCCTCCTCTTTTGGATTCAACTCGTTCGGAGGCTTGTCTTTTGCCCAACTGGCCAAAACCACAGATGGATTTGCCTTTGGGGGAAAAg ACTCTAATTTCTCATGGGCGAACGCCGGCGCGTCAGTGTTTGGGTCTGCAGTGTCCTCTGCACCAAAAAATGACGGGGATGgaagtgatgaagatgaggcTCCAAATAATGTGGATATTCACTTTGAGCCAATAGTGTCACTACCTGAG GTGGAGACCAAGTctggagaggaggacgaggagatcTTGTTTAAAGAGCGTGCCAAGCTCTATCGGTGGGACCGCGACCTCGGCCAGTGGAAGGAGCGCGGCATCGGCGACATCAAAATCCTCTTCCACCCCAACAAACACTTCTACCGAATCCTGATGAGGAGAGAGCAAGTGCTGAGGGTGTGTGCTAATCACACCATCTCGCCGGCAATGGAGCTGAAGCCCATGAACGCCTCGGCCAACGCTCTGCTGTGGACCGCCACCGACTATTCAG ATGGCGAAGGCGTGGTGGAACAGCTGGCGGCCAAGTTCAAAACCCCGGAGATCGCAGAGTCCTTCAAGAAAACCTTCTGCGAGTGTCAGAGCCGAATGAGCCAGAGCGGCGATGACCCCTCGTTCGCCCTCTCGCCGCAGATGTCCAGAGTCCAGGAGCACTCCAGAGACACCAACCCCCAGGTGTTTCTCAGAGTGGCGGCCGACAACCAGCAACTGGGCACCATCACTATCGAGCTCTTCTCCCACATTGTACCCAAGACGGCAGAGAACTTCAGGGCTCTGTGTACCGGAGAGAAGGGCTTCGGGCTGCGGAACTCCATCTTCCACAGGGTCATACCAGACTTCATGTGTCAG GGTGGAGACATCACCAAGGGCAACGGCACAGGAGGCAAGTCCATCTACGGCAGCAAGTTTGAGGATGAAAACTTCGACGTGCGGCACACGGGCCCCGGCATCCTGTCGATGGCCAATCAGGGGCGTGACACCAACAACTCGCAGTTCTTCATCACCCTGAAGAAAGCCGAACACCTGGACTTCAAGCACGTGGCTTTCGGCTGGGTCCGGGATGGCATGGATGTGGTGCAACAGATGGGAGAGCTGGGCACGAAGGGCGGCGTTCCCACAAAGACACTGACCATCACAGACTGCGGACAGCTATAG